The following are encoded together in the Juglans microcarpa x Juglans regia isolate MS1-56 chromosome 2D, Jm3101_v1.0, whole genome shotgun sequence genome:
- the LOC121249273 gene encoding LOW QUALITY PROTEIN: UDP-glucuronate:xylan alpha-glucuronosyltransferase 1-like (The sequence of the model RefSeq protein was modified relative to this genomic sequence to represent the inferred CDS: deleted 1 base in 1 codon), whose product LRNMHREAYATILHSAHVYVCGAIAAAQSIRMSGSTRDLVILVDETISAYHRSGLEAAGWKIKTIQRIRNPKAEKDAYNEWNYSKFRLWQLTDYDKIIFIDADLLILRNIDFLFGMPEISATGNNGTLFNSGVMVVEPSNCTFQLLMDHINEIESYNGGGDQGYLNEIFTWWHRIPKHMNFLKHFWVGDEEEVKEMKTKLFGSEPPILYVLHYLGVKPWLCFRDYDCNWNVDIFQEFASDVAHERWWKVHDAMPVLLQQFYLLRSKQKAQLEWDRMQAEKANYTDGHWNIKVRDRRIKKCIDNICSWKNMLKHWGETNWTDDESFTPTPPAISTASLPVV is encoded by the exons CTAAGAAATATGCACCGAGAAGCATATGCAACGATTCTACATTCAGCTCATGTTTATGTTTGTGGAGCCATTGCTGCTGCCCAGAGCATCCGCATGTCTGGCTCCACAAGAGACCTTGTCATACTTGTGGATGAAACGATCAGTGCCTATCACAGAAGTGGACTTGAAGCTGCAGGTTGGAAGATCAAGACAATCCAGAGGATCAGGAACCCAAAAGCTGAGAAAGATGCCTATAACGAATGGAATTACAGCAAGTTCCGGTTATGGCAGTTA ACAGATTATGACAAGATCATTTTCATCGATGCTGATTTGCTCATACTCAGAAACATTGATTTCTTATTTGGGATGCCAGAAATTTCTGCAACGGGGAACAATGGCACACTCTTTAACTCCGGTGTCATGGTTGTTGAGCCTTCAAACTGCACTTTCCAGCTTTTGATGGATCACATCAATGAGATTGAGTCGTATAATGGGGGGGGGGACCAAGGATACTTGAATGAGATTTTCACATGGTGGCATAGGATTCCAAAACACATGAATTTCTTGAAGCATTTCTGGGTTGGTGACGAGGAAGAAGTTAAGGAGATGAAAACTAAACTCTTTGGCTCCGAGCCTCCAATTCTCTATGTCCTTCACTATCTGGGAGTGAAGCCATGGCTGTGCTTCCGTGATTATGATTGTAATTGGAATGTTGATATATTCCAAGAATTTGCAAGTGACGTTGCACATGAAAGGTGGTGGAAAGTACATGATGCAATGCCTGTGCTATTGCAGCAGTTCTACCTCTTGAGATCAAAGCAAAAGGCGCAGCTAGAATGGGACCGTATGCAAGCCGAGAAAGCAAACTACACAGACGGGCATTGGAACATTAAAGTTAGAGATCGACGTATAAAGAAATGCATAGACAATATCTGCTCCTGGAAGAACATGTTGAAGCACTGGGGTGAGACAAATTGGACAGATGACGAGTCTTTTACTCCAACACCACCTGCAATTTCTACTGCATCTCTCCCTGTCGTGTGA